From a single Kitasatospora azatica KCTC 9699 genomic region:
- a CDS encoding ATP-binding protein — MSEGQENLRTTEVDLGGLVSVLATHLYSTPLVALRELVQNAHDSHTRRRLEDPAGADAHQPRIRVRGNTAARTVAIEDTGAGLTEPEIHAYLATVGTGYTRLLREVTGNEQLIGAFGLGFLSAFSVAEEVTVTTTSHREPTLGHRYRSRGGEQYSVEPVAARPEPGTAVELTLKPEHAHLADEQALREVLGRYCVLLSIPVYVGEDEQPVNNIPVPWRTGVPGGWGTIPQARQHAARMAFATAFGRRFEPLTAFPFESTDPETDAVGLLWVQDGGSYGSSDNRDLAVYLRGMLLAEDARELLPSWAGFIGGVVESNRLTPTASREDLQRDQHYRALQQALTEAIINGLYETARLHPAAWRRILARHGQDLLGAALCDERLFTLLADDVPVPTSQGDLTAGALRAAGGGAVHVALGSGGGFEEMLYRAMRVPIARGDRYAVLPFLRRYAQLRDCRIVELGGESGNRELFRDPEQPLPAEETGWLAAALADQGEQLVPARFDPPGLPLVLVPDREAELKARIEDDQADARIPSAALRLARAFTARTDGTVKARLYLNTASPAVQDLLRAYRAGHTGAATAAALLRSLKVIMAAAGSDGAQGGDLTAALAGVGTAVAALTASADAVSVDLGTLFGNDEPGEHA, encoded by the coding sequence ATGTCTGAAGGTCAGGAGAACCTGCGCACGACCGAGGTCGACCTCGGCGGCCTCGTCAGCGTCCTCGCCACCCATCTCTACTCCACCCCGCTGGTCGCGCTGCGCGAGCTGGTGCAGAACGCGCACGACTCGCACACCCGGCGCCGCCTGGAGGACCCGGCCGGTGCCGACGCCCACCAGCCCCGGATCCGGGTGCGCGGGAACACGGCGGCCCGGACCGTCGCGATCGAGGACACCGGCGCCGGCCTGACCGAACCCGAGATCCACGCCTACCTGGCCACCGTCGGCACCGGCTACACCCGGCTGCTGCGCGAGGTCACCGGCAACGAGCAGCTGATCGGCGCCTTCGGCCTCGGCTTCCTGTCCGCCTTCTCGGTGGCCGAGGAGGTCACCGTCACCACCACCTCGCACCGCGAGCCCACCCTCGGCCACCGCTACCGCAGCCGCGGCGGCGAGCAGTACAGCGTCGAGCCGGTCGCCGCCCGTCCCGAGCCGGGCACCGCGGTCGAACTGACCCTCAAGCCCGAGCACGCCCACCTGGCCGACGAGCAGGCGCTGCGCGAGGTGCTGGGCCGGTACTGCGTGCTGCTGTCGATCCCGGTCTACGTCGGCGAGGACGAGCAGCCGGTCAACAACATCCCGGTGCCCTGGCGCACGGGGGTACCCGGAGGCTGGGGGACCATTCCGCAGGCGCGCCAGCACGCCGCCCGGATGGCCTTCGCCACCGCCTTCGGGCGCCGCTTCGAACCGCTGACGGCGTTCCCGTTCGAATCCACCGATCCCGAGACGGACGCGGTCGGCCTGCTCTGGGTGCAGGACGGCGGCAGCTACGGCAGCAGCGACAACCGCGACCTGGCCGTCTACCTGCGCGGCATGCTGCTGGCCGAGGACGCCCGCGAGCTGCTGCCCAGCTGGGCCGGGTTCATCGGCGGCGTGGTCGAGTCCAACCGGCTGACCCCCACCGCCAGCCGCGAGGACCTGCAGCGCGACCAGCACTACCGGGCGCTGCAGCAGGCGCTGACCGAGGCCATCATCAACGGCCTGTACGAGACCGCCCGGCTGCACCCCGCCGCCTGGCGCCGGATCCTGGCCCGGCACGGCCAGGACCTGCTCGGCGCCGCGCTCTGCGACGAGCGGCTGTTCACCCTGCTCGCCGACGACGTCCCGGTGCCCACCTCGCAGGGCGATCTGACGGCGGGTGCGCTGCGCGCGGCCGGTGGCGGGGCGGTGCACGTCGCGCTCGGCTCCGGCGGCGGCTTCGAGGAGATGCTGTACCGGGCGATGCGGGTGCCGATCGCGCGCGGCGACCGGTACGCCGTACTGCCGTTCCTGCGCCGCTACGCCCAGCTGCGGGACTGCCGGATCGTCGAACTCGGCGGCGAGAGCGGCAACCGCGAGCTGTTCCGCGACCCCGAGCAGCCGCTGCCCGCCGAGGAGACCGGCTGGCTGGCCGCCGCGCTGGCCGACCAGGGCGAGCAGCTGGTGCCGGCCCGGTTCGACCCGCCCGGGCTGCCGCTGGTGCTGGTCCCGGACCGGGAGGCCGAGCTGAAGGCCCGGATCGAGGACGACCAGGCGGACGCCCGGATCCCGTCCGCCGCGCTGCGCCTGGCCCGGGCCTTCACCGCCCGCACCGACGGCACGGTCAAGGCCCGGCTCTACCTGAACACCGCCTCGCCGGCCGTCCAGGACCTGCTGCGTGCCTACCGGGCCGGCCACACCGGCGCCGCCACGGCGGCCGCGCTGCTCCGCTCACTCAAGGTGATCATGGCCGCGGCCGGCTCGGACGGCGCCCAGGGCGGCGACCTGACGGCGGCCCTGGCCGGGGTGGGGACGGCGGTCGCGGCGCTCACCGCCTCGGCCGACGCGGTGTCAGTGGACCTCGGCACACTGTTCGGAAACGACGAGCCGGGGGAGCACGCCTGA
- a CDS encoding ATP-binding protein, with protein MTTDIWGWVHDTHGQLVEAGQHRLATALVEIAGHAVDGRNEQLDALYPEAVASARALGLPWVEVFLRHWRLQNLLNKRHQGEQAMTEAVSLLEFAHREETAGCPQSVCTVQDFTICHANIDGPGYVPERLAVLEEALERVEPARACFDCLSREYADTLEDDGRAEAALAHLDRAKTRIQAAGESVSLSFGHARASALYRIGRIEEALDSLAAAEQAYTAAGNVLDEDDLRKGGVIRARLLATLGRWDEALEQLPSTADADGFADIRHRWAEAVELLVAADRYPNDARLGVRLAHWVSYLDAAGSHRPCLDLALAAGRLAVRRGAREVALALVATAERKLALLRRTDQVTGPLAELAAAARALPVPHLPVPPLELLVRLGERDGEVDPEADLDLLAAAWQQLGGSSADARAGSTDLLLSLAGLLASLGHEQASAELLWARLEQDPGHQDLIGMLTRVLIEARDGEQVRRLADRVAAASPGDAHWIRARWALAESRWAQAIEEVEALLVLEPERINPRRLAAAAATELGDHPTAQRLYLELLEHALPAEDASPEEQYRTVQTPDLWHLITAASANRDWEVVRATGARLGIEFDQPDGPVDEEWQYVTVRARRTDGGQSDLPAVRTGPATARILPVLGEEVPLNHRDVVVFGPALLEPAPAADAPEEERERWRPTFELLTLLDPAGYTTYFLDGAWPGPERWDELRTAVRGAGYGIWAYSGDQYMITDPGSDEGGLPGIYAALGVPPTASAAQADALVARLTAGWPHPLAWPALAKAAGGDIARHEEIVERYGL; from the coding sequence ATGACCACCGATATCTGGGGCTGGGTCCACGACACCCATGGACAGCTGGTCGAGGCCGGCCAGCACCGCCTGGCCACCGCGCTGGTGGAGATCGCCGGCCACGCCGTCGACGGGCGCAACGAGCAGCTCGACGCGCTGTACCCCGAGGCCGTCGCCTCGGCCAGGGCGCTCGGCCTGCCCTGGGTCGAGGTCTTCCTGCGGCACTGGCGGCTGCAGAACCTGCTGAACAAGCGTCACCAGGGCGAGCAGGCGATGACCGAGGCGGTCTCGCTGCTGGAGTTCGCGCACCGCGAGGAGACCGCCGGCTGCCCGCAGTCGGTCTGCACGGTGCAGGACTTCACCATCTGCCACGCCAACATCGACGGCCCCGGCTACGTCCCCGAGCGGCTCGCCGTCCTCGAGGAGGCGTTGGAGCGGGTCGAGCCGGCCCGGGCCTGCTTCGACTGCCTCTCCCGCGAGTACGCCGACACCCTGGAGGACGACGGCCGGGCCGAGGCCGCGCTCGCCCACCTGGACCGGGCCAAGACCCGGATCCAGGCGGCCGGCGAGTCGGTCTCGCTCTCCTTCGGCCACGCCCGGGCCTCCGCGCTCTACCGGATCGGCCGAATCGAGGAGGCGCTCGACTCGCTGGCCGCCGCCGAGCAGGCCTACACCGCCGCCGGGAACGTGCTGGACGAGGACGACCTGCGCAAGGGCGGGGTGATCCGGGCCCGGCTGCTCGCCACCCTGGGCCGCTGGGACGAGGCGCTGGAGCAACTCCCGTCCACCGCCGACGCCGACGGCTTCGCCGACATCCGGCACCGCTGGGCCGAGGCGGTGGAACTGCTGGTCGCCGCCGACCGGTACCCGAACGACGCCCGCCTGGGCGTCCGGCTGGCCCACTGGGTCTCCTACCTGGACGCGGCCGGCTCGCACCGCCCCTGCCTGGACCTGGCGCTGGCGGCCGGGCGGCTGGCGGTACGGCGCGGGGCACGGGAGGTCGCACTCGCCCTGGTCGCCACCGCCGAGCGCAAGCTCGCGCTGCTGCGCCGCACCGACCAGGTGACCGGACCGCTCGCCGAGCTGGCGGCGGCCGCGCGCGCCCTGCCGGTGCCGCACCTGCCGGTGCCGCCGCTGGAGCTGCTGGTCCGGCTGGGCGAGCGGGACGGCGAGGTGGACCCGGAGGCGGACCTCGACCTGCTGGCGGCCGCCTGGCAGCAGCTCGGCGGTTCCTCGGCGGACGCCCGGGCGGGCAGCACCGACCTGCTGCTCAGCCTGGCCGGTCTGCTCGCCTCCCTGGGACACGAGCAGGCCTCCGCCGAACTGCTCTGGGCCCGCCTGGAGCAGGACCCGGGGCACCAGGACCTGATCGGCATGCTCACCAGGGTGCTGATCGAGGCCCGGGACGGCGAGCAGGTCCGCCGACTCGCCGACCGGGTGGCCGCCGCGAGCCCCGGTGACGCGCACTGGATCCGGGCCCGCTGGGCGCTGGCCGAGAGCCGTTGGGCGCAGGCCATCGAGGAGGTCGAGGCGCTGCTGGTCCTGGAGCCGGAGCGGATCAACCCGCGCCGGCTGGCCGCCGCCGCGGCCACCGAACTGGGCGACCACCCGACGGCGCAGCGGCTCTACTTGGAGCTGCTGGAACACGCGCTGCCCGCCGAGGACGCTTCGCCCGAGGAGCAGTACCGGACCGTCCAGACCCCCGACCTCTGGCACCTGATCACCGCGGCCAGCGCCAACCGCGACTGGGAGGTGGTCCGCGCCACCGGCGCCCGGCTCGGCATCGAGTTCGACCAGCCGGACGGCCCGGTCGACGAGGAGTGGCAGTACGTCACCGTGCGGGCCCGGCGCACCGACGGCGGGCAGAGCGACCTGCCGGCCGTGCGGACCGGCCCAGCCACCGCGCGGATCCTGCCGGTGCTCGGTGAGGAGGTCCCGCTCAACCACCGCGACGTGGTGGTCTTCGGCCCCGCGCTGCTGGAGCCGGCGCCCGCCGCGGACGCGCCCGAGGAGGAGCGCGAGCGGTGGCGGCCGACCTTCGAGCTGCTCACCCTGCTCGACCCGGCGGGCTACACGACCTACTTCCTGGACGGCGCCTGGCCGGGACCCGAACGGTGGGACGAGCTGCGCACGGCAGTGCGCGGCGCCGGCTACGGGATCTGGGCGTACAGCGGCGACCAGTACATGATCACCGACCCGGGCTCCGACGAGGGCGGTCTGCCCGGCATCTACGCCGCCCTCGGCGTGCCGCCGACCGCCTCGGCGGCGCAGGCGGACGCGCTGGTCGCGCGGCTGACCGCCGGCTGGCCGCACCCGCTGGCCTGGCCGGCGCTGGCCAAGGCGGCCGGCGGCGACATCGCCCGGCACGAGGAGATCGTCGAGCGCTACGGACTCTGA